From Priestia filamentosa, a single genomic window includes:
- a CDS encoding ferredoxin produces MIKYTIVDKETCIACGACGASCPDLFAYDDEGISYVLLDDNQGNTSVDEDFYDDLEDAADGCPTQSIKVSDEPFDGDPLKNE; encoded by the coding sequence ATGATTAAATATACGATTGTAGATAAAGAAACTTGTATAGCTTGTGGAGCTTGTGGGGCGAGTTGTCCCGATTTATTTGCGTACGATGATGAAGGTATTTCTTATGTCTTACTTGATGACAATCAAGGAAATACTTCCGTTGATGAAGATTTTTACGATGATTTGGAAGACGCCGCTGACGGCTGTCCTACTCAATCTATAAAAGTGAGTGATGAACCTTTTGATGGTGATCCTTTGAAAAACGAGTAA
- a CDS encoding NAD(P)/FAD-dependent oxidoreductase: protein MFQDDTVFDLTIIGGGPVGLFTAFYAGMRQTSVKIIESLPQLGGQLSALYPEKYIYDIAGFPKIRAQELIHNLKEQMSEFNPTICLNQSVNKLEKESNGVFKLITSTDTHYSKAIIITAGNGAFQPRKLELPEEEKYVQSNLHYFVDDLNKFAGKQVVIFGGGDSAVDWALMLEPIAEKVTLVHRRDKFRAHEHSVKTLSKSKVNVLTPFVPVELIGDKKIEQVLLEEVKGERKEIIDVDEVIVNYGFLSSLGPIKDWGLALEKNSIIVNSKMETNVEGIYAAGDICTYTGKVKLIASGFGEAPTAVSNAKVYIDPTAKVQPLHSTSIMEKIVHS, encoded by the coding sequence ATGTTCCAAGATGATACAGTATTTGATCTCACAATTATTGGTGGAGGGCCAGTCGGTTTATTTACAGCCTTTTATGCTGGTATGAGACAAACATCAGTAAAAATCATTGAAAGTCTTCCTCAATTAGGAGGGCAATTATCAGCCCTATACCCTGAAAAATACATTTATGATATTGCTGGTTTCCCTAAAATTCGTGCTCAAGAACTTATCCATAATTTAAAAGAACAAATGAGCGAGTTCAACCCTACTATATGCCTTAACCAATCTGTCAATAAACTAGAAAAAGAATCTAATGGAGTTTTTAAGTTAATAACAAGCACTGACACTCATTACTCAAAGGCGATTATTATCACTGCTGGAAACGGTGCCTTTCAACCAAGAAAATTAGAACTTCCTGAAGAAGAAAAATATGTGCAGAGTAACCTTCATTACTTTGTTGATGATTTAAATAAGTTCGCTGGCAAACAAGTCGTTATTTTTGGTGGTGGTGATTCAGCTGTTGATTGGGCGCTAATGCTAGAACCTATTGCTGAAAAAGTAACTTTAGTACACCGCCGAGATAAATTCCGTGCACATGAACACAGTGTGAAAACTTTGAGTAAATCTAAGGTGAACGTTCTTACTCCTTTTGTGCCAGTAGAACTGATAGGTGATAAAAAAATTGAACAAGTTCTATTAGAAGAGGTAAAAGGAGAACGTAAAGAAATCATAGATGTAGATGAGGTTATCGTTAATTATGGATTCTTATCTTCCCTTGGACCAATTAAAGACTGGGGATTAGCCCTTGAGAAGAACTCCATTATCGTAAACTCTAAAATGGAAACAAATGTTGAAGGAATTTATGCAGCTGGAGATATTTGTACTTACACAGGAAAAGTAAAACTCATTGCCAGTGGATTTGGCGAAGCTCCGACAGCTGTAAGCAATGCCAAAGTATATATTGATCCTACTGCCAAAGTTCAACCTCTTCACAGTACGAGTATAATGGAAAAAATAGTTCATTCTTAA
- the paaK gene encoding phenylacetate--CoA ligase PaaK, translating to MIIHDVEMYSRKEMKALQLSRLKETLIKVYDKVPFYQEKFRELAISPEDIQTLEDINKLPFTKKSDLRENYPFNLFAVDMKELVRLHASSGTSGKPTVVGYTKNDISNWSDIVARAIAIAGGEPAGIFHNAYGYGLFTGGLGLHYGGERLGMATVPISGGNTDRQISLIKDFKPTVIAGTPSYILKIAEEMETRGLNPRESSIKFGIFGAEPWSEEMRKVLEEKFDLKACDIYGLSEVMGPGVAVECHEAQNGLHIAEDHFFVEVINPDTLEQVPDGEEGELVFTSLTKEAFPVIRYRTGDIASITRETCRCGRTTTRMSRVKGRIDDMLIIRGVNVFPSEIEHYLIQIQELAPHYQVHLACDGTLDIVELHVEINEEIYQRVNGNMAHEHIQSVVKKVQHSMKNNCLVSMNIKALAPKSIPRSEGKAIRILDKRKSLFTI from the coding sequence GTGATTATTCATGACGTTGAAATGTATTCTCGGAAAGAAATGAAAGCGCTACAATTAAGTCGTTTGAAGGAGACCCTAATAAAAGTCTATGATAAAGTACCTTTCTATCAAGAGAAATTTAGGGAACTTGCTATCTCACCTGAAGATATACAGACGTTAGAAGATATAAACAAATTACCGTTTACTAAAAAATCGGATTTACGTGAAAATTACCCTTTTAATTTATTTGCTGTTGATATGAAAGAACTTGTCCGTCTCCACGCCTCCTCTGGTACAAGTGGGAAACCTACAGTAGTAGGTTACACGAAAAATGATATTTCAAACTGGTCTGATATTGTTGCAAGAGCAATTGCTATTGCGGGTGGAGAACCAGCTGGGATATTTCACAATGCGTATGGATACGGGTTATTTACAGGTGGATTAGGCCTTCATTATGGAGGAGAAAGACTCGGAATGGCCACAGTCCCTATCTCTGGAGGAAATACAGACCGTCAAATTTCTCTTATTAAAGACTTTAAACCTACTGTAATCGCTGGGACTCCTTCCTATATTTTAAAGATCGCTGAAGAAATGGAAACAAGGGGCTTAAATCCTAGAGAAAGTTCAATCAAATTTGGCATCTTTGGAGCAGAACCATGGTCTGAGGAAATGCGGAAGGTCTTAGAGGAAAAATTCGATCTCAAAGCCTGTGATATCTATGGTCTTAGTGAAGTGATGGGGCCTGGCGTTGCTGTAGAATGTCATGAAGCTCAAAATGGCCTACATATTGCTGAAGATCACTTTTTCGTAGAAGTTATCAATCCAGACACCCTTGAACAAGTACCCGACGGTGAGGAAGGTGAGCTAGTATTCACTAGCTTAACAAAAGAGGCTTTCCCTGTTATTCGTTACCGCACAGGCGATATTGCGTCTATTACTAGAGAGACTTGTAGGTGTGGTAGGACCACAACAAGAATGTCACGTGTAAAAGGTCGTATCGATGATATGCTCATTATACGGGGAGTTAATGTATTCCCATCTGAAATTGAACATTATTTAATTCAAATCCAAGAATTAGCTCCGCATTACCAAGTTCACTTAGCCTGTGATGGTACATTAGATATAGTAGAATTACATGTCGAAATTAATGAAGAAATTTACCAAAGAGTAAATGGAAATATGGCTCATGAACATATTCAGTCAGTAGTAAAAAAAGTTCAACATTCCATGAAAAACAATTGTTTAGTAAGCATGAATATCAAAGCGCTTGCTCCTAAAAGTATTCCTAGATCTGAAGGAAAAGCAATTCGTATCTTAGATAAACGAAAATCCCTTTTCACGATTTAG
- the paaA gene encoding 1,2-phenylacetyl-CoA epoxidase subunit PaaA: MSTTKITEEEKLENFIQRIESGEKIEAEDWMPEEYRVTLIKLISMHGISEIMGALPEKEWVPKAPSLHRKLGIMAKVQDEMGHGQLLLRVAEDLLKPYGKNRGDLMQDLFNGDLKFHNVFHMPAKTWGDAGLIGWLVDGAAIITQTNMLGASYGPYARALQRICAEEVFHAQHGEAIIMALAEGTEVQKAMIQEALNRWWDSLLMFFGPATSNTTGTSKQDVTVKYKIRTKTNEELRQDFLTKYIPRILSLGLTIPDPSLHYDEEQKTWIYQQPDWNEFKKIIKNQGPRSQARLNLRRTSYESNAWVREALSAAIS, encoded by the coding sequence ATGAGTACAACTAAAATTACAGAAGAAGAAAAACTTGAAAATTTTATACAACGCATTGAATCAGGCGAAAAAATTGAGGCAGAAGACTGGATGCCAGAAGAATATCGAGTAACATTGATTAAATTAATTTCCATGCATGGAATTAGCGAAATAATGGGAGCGCTTCCTGAAAAAGAATGGGTCCCTAAAGCTCCTTCTCTTCATCGTAAGCTGGGAATTATGGCTAAAGTACAAGATGAAATGGGACATGGCCAATTATTATTACGTGTTGCAGAAGATCTATTAAAGCCTTACGGAAAGAATCGAGGGGACTTAATGCAAGATCTCTTTAATGGAGATCTTAAGTTTCATAATGTATTTCATATGCCAGCTAAAACGTGGGGAGATGCTGGGTTAATTGGTTGGTTAGTAGATGGTGCAGCCATTATCACCCAAACAAATATGTTAGGTGCTTCATATGGTCCCTATGCACGTGCTCTTCAACGAATTTGTGCAGAAGAGGTCTTTCATGCTCAGCACGGAGAGGCTATTATTATGGCCCTAGCAGAAGGAACAGAAGTACAAAAAGCAATGATTCAAGAAGCATTAAACCGCTGGTGGGACTCTCTACTTATGTTCTTTGGTCCAGCGACAAGTAATACAACGGGTACTTCTAAACAAGACGTAACCGTAAAATATAAAATTCGCACAAAAACAAATGAAGAATTGAGACAGGATTTTCTTACTAAATACATTCCTCGTATTTTATCACTAGGGTTAACGATTCCAGATCCATCGCTTCACTATGATGAAGAACAAAAAACATGGATTTATCAACAACCGGATTGGAATGAATTTAAGAAAATCATTAAAAATCAAGGGCCTCGCTCTCAGGCGCGACTTAACCTTCGCCGAACTTCTTACGAAAGTAACGCATGGGTACGTGAAGCACTAAGCGCAGCTATTAGCTAG
- the paaB gene encoding 1,2-phenylacetyl-CoA epoxidase subunit PaaB produces METNKKTFYQEYEVFSKRTPNSSFQHQFSLLAPNADMALVMAQENFMRREPVTDIWVVNRTDIRGINPEEKQILARLDNKQYRTTKGYGYLKKKWRHYEQQMLDEKEILSWGGTKK; encoded by the coding sequence ATGGAAACTAATAAAAAAACATTCTACCAAGAGTATGAGGTTTTTAGTAAACGTACACCTAATTCTTCATTTCAACACCAATTCAGTCTACTTGCACCAAACGCTGACATGGCTTTAGTAATGGCTCAAGAGAACTTTATGCGTCGTGAACCAGTTACTGATATTTGGGTAGTTAATCGTACTGATATTCGCGGGATAAATCCCGAAGAAAAACAGATTCTCGCACGCTTAGACAACAAACAATATCGGACAACAAAAGGGTATGGTTATTTAAAGAAAAAATGGCGTCATTATGAACAACAAATGCTGGATGAAAAAGAAATTTTGTCATGGGGAGGAACGAAAAAATGA
- the paaC gene encoding 1,2-phenylacetyl-CoA epoxidase subunit PaaC codes for MSATANLTNPAYTKALTELLFQLADDDFLFSYRGSEWLGLAPHIEEDVASSSISQDSMGHAVLYYRLLEELGHGSADELAHARASSERKNSILVERVNGPGHYMEDPQYDWAYAVVRNYFYTLAKKVKIDSLKQSSYSSLADIAVKINMELYYHLLHWKTWFVQLLSTTDEAKKRMNEAIRKVMKDFDDVFSFGAYRESIPQFNLIEEENVLKERWVAALSPVLESVAAELPREIEVHNKNGRNGEHTDELDEALLTLGEVYRIDPAVPW; via the coding sequence ATGAGCGCAACAGCCAACCTTACGAATCCAGCTTACACAAAAGCTCTGACAGAATTACTATTTCAGCTTGCAGATGATGATTTTCTCTTCTCTTATCGCGGTTCCGAGTGGCTAGGATTAGCTCCGCATATAGAAGAAGATGTGGCCTCTTCCTCCATTAGTCAAGATAGTATGGGGCATGCTGTTTTGTATTATCGCCTCTTAGAAGAACTGGGGCATGGAAGCGCAGATGAATTAGCTCATGCGAGAGCATCCTCTGAACGAAAAAATAGTATTCTAGTTGAACGAGTCAATGGGCCTGGTCATTATATGGAAGATCCTCAGTATGATTGGGCTTATGCAGTAGTGAGGAATTACTTCTATACCCTAGCAAAAAAGGTGAAAATTGATTCCTTAAAACAAAGTAGTTATTCGTCTCTTGCCGATATTGCTGTGAAAATTAATATGGAATTGTACTATCATCTTCTTCACTGGAAAACATGGTTTGTCCAATTATTAAGCACAACAGATGAAGCAAAAAAACGAATGAATGAGGCTATTAGAAAAGTAATGAAAGACTTTGACGATGTGTTCTCCTTTGGAGCTTATAGGGAATCTATCCCACAGTTTAACTTGATTGAAGAAGAAAATGTATTAAAAGAAAGATGGGTAGCAGCTCTTAGTCCTGTATTAGAATCAGTTGCAGCAGAGCTTCCTAGAGAGATAGAGGTTCACAATAAGAACGGACGAAACGGTGAGCATACAGATGAGTTAGACGAAGCCCTGCTAACATTAGGGGAAGTATACCGCATAGATCCAGCAGTCCCTTGGTAA
- the paaD gene encoding 1,2-phenylacetyl-CoA epoxidase subunit PaaD, producing the protein MVASLRVTTQDVLDTLEEVKDPEIDTVSIIDLGMVEEIIVQEDSIYIQVLPTFSGCPALEIIKGNIVRAVKAAHSVEYVQVKFITSPPWTSDRITEKGRQGLKAFGISPPSHMKEDGSWHIDCPYCGSTYVTMENIFGPTACRSILYCKSCKNPFEAMKPMSTLL; encoded by the coding sequence ATGGTTGCATCCTTACGAGTTACAACTCAAGATGTGCTGGATACATTGGAAGAAGTGAAAGATCCGGAAATCGATACAGTAAGTATTATCGATTTAGGAATGGTAGAAGAAATTATAGTCCAGGAAGATAGCATTTATATTCAGGTTCTTCCTACTTTTTCAGGCTGTCCAGCTCTTGAAATTATTAAAGGTAACATTGTACGGGCGGTGAAAGCTGCACACTCCGTTGAATATGTACAGGTGAAATTTATTACATCTCCTCCTTGGACATCTGATCGTATTACCGAAAAAGGACGTCAAGGGTTAAAAGCATTTGGGATATCTCCTCCTAGCCATATGAAAGAAGATGGATCGTGGCATATTGATTGTCCATATTGTGGTTCAACGTATGTAACAATGGAGAATATTTTTGGCCCTACCGCCTGTCGAAGTATTTTATATTGTAAGAGCTGTAAAAATCCATTTGAGGCAATGAAACCAATGTCAACCTTATTATAA
- a CDS encoding EthD family reductase: MVKLIALYKHPENKEEFDEHYFNVHGPITEKIPGLRKMEVTKIVGSPMGGEGKYYLLCEMYYDDHEALKQGLKSAEGKASGKDLMGFAAELVTLMIGEEVK, from the coding sequence ATGGTGAAATTAATCGCGTTATATAAGCATCCTGAAAACAAAGAGGAGTTTGATGAGCATTACTTTAATGTACACGGACCAATTACAGAAAAAATCCCAGGTCTTCGCAAGATGGAAGTAACAAAAATCGTAGGTTCTCCTATGGGTGGAGAAGGTAAATATTATTTATTATGTGAAATGTACTATGATGATCATGAAGCTCTAAAACAAGGATTAAAATCGGCTGAAGGCAAAGCTTCTGGAAAAGATTTGATGGGATTTGCAGCAGAGCTTGTTACCTTAATGATCGGTGAGGAAGTAAAGTGA
- a CDS encoding enoyl-CoA hydratase, with product MSTFEFIETSIRDQVGIIELNRPKQYNALNRTMVREIVESMEMLDRNNEVVTILLTGKGRAFSAGADIEEMANDGPIHLELLNQFADWDRLSLIKKPIIGAVQGFVFGGGFELALCCDLLMAASGTEFSFPEVNIGVMPGAGGTQRLTKVVGRAKALEWLWTGDRIPVEEALKYGLVNKIVAHELLMEETFKFAKKLSKQPPLSLRLIKDSVNKAVDYPLYEGMQYERKNFYLLFSSEDQKEGMKAFTEKRKPEFKGK from the coding sequence GTGAGCACTTTCGAATTTATTGAAACCTCGATTAGAGATCAAGTAGGAATCATTGAGCTTAATCGTCCTAAACAGTACAACGCATTGAATCGTACAATGGTAAGAGAAATCGTTGAATCTATGGAAATGCTTGATCGGAATAATGAAGTAGTCACAATACTACTAACAGGAAAAGGGCGCGCTTTTTCAGCTGGCGCTGATATTGAAGAAATGGCTAATGACGGGCCTATTCATTTAGAGCTGTTAAATCAATTTGCTGATTGGGATCGTCTTTCATTGATAAAAAAACCGATTATTGGAGCTGTACAAGGATTTGTTTTTGGCGGAGGATTTGAGTTAGCGCTTTGCTGTGATCTGTTAATGGCAGCAAGCGGTACTGAATTTTCATTTCCGGAAGTAAATATTGGTGTGATGCCAGGAGCAGGGGGAACACAACGTCTTACAAAGGTTGTGGGAAGAGCAAAAGCGTTGGAATGGCTTTGGACAGGGGACAGAATTCCTGTAGAAGAGGCTTTAAAGTATGGCTTGGTTAACAAAATTGTAGCTCATGAGCTATTAATGGAAGAAACATTCAAATTCGCTAAAAAGTTATCTAAACAACCTCCTTTATCACTGCGTCTCATTAAGGACTCAGTCAACAAAGCAGTAGATTATCCCTTATATGAAGGGATGCAATATGAGAGGAAGAACTTCTATCTATTGTTTTCTTCAGAAGATCAAAAAGAAGGAATGAAAGCGTTTACTGAGAAAAGAAAGCCAGAATTTAAAGGAAAATAA
- a CDS encoding enoyl-CoA hydratase-related protein has product MFETIQYNVRDGVAWLTLNRPEKLNAFIAQMNYEIKSAIKDASLDENVRCIVITGEGRAFCSGQDLAEVDEHMDHGQVLRQHYAPMIKQIMMCEKPIIAAVNGIAAGAGFSLALACDFRLVSEKASFVNAFIHVGLIPDSGNLYFLSKLIGQAKAAELAILGEKISAIEAERLGLATKVITLDTWEKEVKEFSVHLAAMPTKAIGLIKRYLKLANDLPLNEYLEKEAEGQRIAGTTEDHRLGVQAFLEKQKPVFIGN; this is encoded by the coding sequence ATGTTTGAAACCATTCAATATAATGTCCGAGATGGAGTAGCTTGGTTGACTCTAAATAGGCCTGAAAAACTCAATGCATTCATTGCTCAAATGAATTATGAGATTAAATCAGCTATCAAAGATGCTTCCTTAGATGAAAATGTCCGTTGCATTGTTATTACTGGTGAAGGACGTGCCTTTTGTTCTGGCCAAGATTTAGCAGAAGTTGATGAGCACATGGATCACGGCCAGGTTTTACGGCAGCATTACGCCCCAATGATAAAGCAAATTATGATGTGTGAAAAGCCTATTATAGCTGCAGTAAATGGTATTGCAGCAGGAGCCGGATTTAGTTTGGCTCTTGCATGTGACTTTAGATTAGTATCAGAAAAAGCAAGTTTTGTGAATGCATTTATTCACGTTGGACTCATTCCAGATTCGGGGAACTTGTACTTTCTTTCAAAGTTAATTGGTCAGGCGAAAGCTGCAGAATTAGCTATTTTAGGAGAAAAGATTTCAGCTATTGAAGCTGAACGTCTAGGATTAGCAACAAAGGTCATCACATTAGATACATGGGAAAAAGAAGTGAAAGAATTTTCTGTACATTTAGCTGCTATGCCAACAAAGGCAATTGGTTTAATTAAACGATATTTAAAATTAGCGAATGACCTACCTCTTAATGAATATTTAGAAAAAGAAGCTGAAGGTCAACGAATAGCTGGAACAACAGAAGATCATCGACTCGGTGTTCAAGCATTTTTAGAAAAACAAAAACCTGTTTTTATCGGAAATTAA